The segment CTAAAGGATTCCTTCCTGATTCACACCTCAACTATTTTTGAAATCATCTAACCAATAATCTATAATGATCAATAAAACaattcacataaaaaaaatctatgccTTTCATCTTTCTCCTATCAGATTGTTACTGTGCACACAGAGAGACTATAGTTGTTTTTTGTGAGACATTAGTTAGGTTTGTAccatataaacaaataaatgtgtacTTCTCTTCCCTTGTCTGATGAGGACTCCTAAACTGCTCCGACAAATGTATTTTGGACAAAAACTTAGAATATCTGCATTATCCTGTGTCAACTATGGTTTTTATCTATGTTTCTTTCCAAACATGAATATAACATCCTTCACATGGCGTCAGGCGCTGCGGACGAAATGATACCATCATCACCGATGTGACAGCATAGAGTGAAACAGAGCCTGATCATGGGAGACAGAAGGAGGTCACCATGTGCCGAAATCTCTCCAAATATACCCTAATTTTCCTCTTCCTAGCCGTGTCCGGCCTCATCTTCCTGCTGCGTAACATCCACACTGTGGAGGTGAGGAACATAATGGGTCACACATGGGTTTTAATTGATGTGTTTTATCAGTTACCTCGATGGATACACTGATCATTTTCCTCTTTATCTTTTAACAACATGCTATGTATACACTTGCTTTTGAGGACAGTCATAGCACAGACCTTTTCTTCAGTGGAAATATGACATTATTCAGAAACCCACcgttttttacatttaatttgacTGTTGTGAAGACTCTTAAAAGAAGAGGATTCATTTCcaccctttttatatacagtctatattTCCATCACAGGATAACATTCACTAATATATGACACAGTCCTCTATTATAGTCTAAGCCTGAGATAATTAGGTTGGTTCGATTGGTAGTGTTATGCCCTTTTATGCATTTTTATCTGTCAGTCATAGGATGATGGTCCTGTCTCCTGCAGCATCTCCTAactctcctccttttctcttcaGAACTGGAACTGCCACACTATTTCAGCCCTCTACCAGCTCCAGAACAGGATCCAATCATCCTTCATCCCAGTGGATCTCCCTACTTTTCATCACAACCACACTTTCTGTGCCCATCTGGGCCAGAAACCCTCCTCTCAAGATGAAGTGGAAGAGCGCTACCTGTTGGACTCTATTGCCTGGCCTGGGCCTCCGCCTCGTTCTACACCAGCCCCCCTTCGCCAGACGAGTGACCCTGTGCATAGCCTGTTTGCCATCCTTCCCGCTAAGGGAGGAAGGGAGTGGCATGTGGGCGACCAGCTGGAGGCTCTCGTCCAAATGCATGACTTCCAGGGTCGTCCCAAGCGCTACGGCGGGGATTTCCTTTTGGCCAGGCTGCACTCCCCGGAGCTTGGAGCAGGTGTAGCAGGGACGGTGCTGGACCACAAGAATGGATTTTATTCGGCCATCTTCCCGCTCCTCTGGGCGGGGGCCGCACGTGTTGAGATTACACTGGTGCACTCCAGCGAGGCCGTTGCTGTCCTATGGCGACTGAGGGAGGAACGTCCAGATCGAGTCTTTTTCAAGAGCCTGTTCCGCTTGGGCTTCCTGTCTGAAACTACAGTGTGCAACATGTGCTTGCCCCCCGACCCGCAGCCTCTGTGCAATTATACAGACCTTTACACAGGGGAGCCCTGGTACTGCTACAAGCCTAAAATACTCAGCTGTGACACCAGAATCAACCACGCCAAAGGAGGCTATCTGAAACACCTCATCACCAACAAAGAAGCACTGCTCTTCCAGAGGTACAATTATAGGATGAGTTAAAAATGACACTATGACATATATTTGTATTGTACGTAGGGATGGGAAGTTCACGCAATATTAAAATGTGACGATATTTCTCTTTGAGGTGGAAAGCTGTCTCACGATATCAGCATGACAGAGTGTGAGGGTGAAATTAGCATAGAAGATGTTTGTGTAGCAGCCCGGTGGAAACAAGTGACAGATAAGACACAAACAATatgtaagcaacatttcaaaatgccccagcattgttttgcattttgtgaagTCGAAAAAAAGACTTTTCTAGTCATATATTTTGTCACTGAAGATTTAGTCTTAAAATAtcatcttgttctcgtgaacccaatattgtgtaTCGTCCAgtctcgtgagctaagtgtattgtcacacccctactaATAAGTATTGTTTGTTTAACCAAAGCTCATAGCTTATTCCTCTGTAACACTGCCACTCTAGTGGCCTGTTCATGTCTTCAGTAGGAACTAGGTTTAGGGCTGAATGCCTCCGATTGTCTAGGGATGTTGGACAGGAGAAAGAGGCCGAATTCTTGCTTTGTCAGTTCTCTCCACAAGATGAcaagcaaacaacttttaaaatgcttgttttcttaaTGGCGTTCGGATCGGAGTTACACTATGCTAACTGGTTCatagtaaagtacaatgatagctgtaatcaagtaacagacacatattttctgaacttacAAGGTAGTTCAGCATCCTCGCTTACTTTTTTCCAAGAAATCTCCTGTTTTATCCGGTTTCTgtgtaatatgtaaatataagtAGTATCATAGAGCTCTTGGTGCCCACAGACGACTACAATAAGGACAACAAAGGTTGGAAACTCAGTGGCTAGCTAATGCAGACAGGTGGAGAAGCCCGAGAGGCTGTTTAATCCCCaaaattaaaaagttaatttaataaaaggaattaactctgagctcctcccgccGGTAAACGGCTCCGTATAGAGCAGAATCCGGTGCGAGtctgggtgtttatttgtccagaaACACCAGCGCTGCCACCCGCCTTTCTCCTCCAGAGCTTCCCGTCAATCAGTAGCTGTCAGTCTGCGAGTAGAGGCTCTGTCCCTACCACACAACACTCCGCCTTGTGATACACGCATATTTTTTGCTCAAGTTGAATACTTTCAACTCACACTTTGTGTTCTATGTGaatacacagtaacacattGTTGCTTTTGGTCTTTTTTCTTAGGATTTATTGTCAGTAATACAAATATAGAATATAAACCTTTTAACATTCAGGTTTAACACTGACCATTAATAATGTTTCTTTTATCTTAGTGGTGTAAACATCAAAGTTCGCATTCACGCTTCAGGACCCGATGGAATCTATGTGCTGCCTCCCAGGAAAGGTACAGTATACCTGCAGAGTAACAGTTATAGTTTGTGCATCATGACACCACTGTGCATGGTTTGATTTATTCCAATGGAATAATTTTGTCTGCAACATTTTTTGCTTTGCATCAGATGACGTTGAGATAGAAAGCAGCAGTATAAAGCCAGAACCTATTAAGCTAGCACCTTCTGGATATTACTACGAGGACTCATGGAGGCCATTAGGTGGCGTTACAATGCGCCAGTTCAATGAATCATCTGCCATCACTCAGTGTTTGAAGAATAAGGTGATCAACATGTATGGAGACTCTACTGTCAGGCAGTGGTTTGAGTACCTCATTGCTTTAGTACCAGGTGAGTGCTGATCTTTTGGTCTCATCTTTTGTTTTCACTGCCTTATGTATTTTTCCTTCTGTAACTTTAATTTATAACTCCTTCCCCAGGATTAAAGGAGTTCAACCTGCACAGTCCTAAAAATGTGGGGCCTTTCATGGCGGTGGACAGCACCCATAATATTCTGTTGAAGTACCGCTGCCATGGCCCACCCATCCGCTTCTCCACGGTCATGTCCAGTGAGTTGCGGTACATTTCAAACGAGCTGGATGGCCTCTCCGGGGGTCCCAACACAGTCGTGGTCCTCAGCATTTGGGCTCATTTTAGCACCTTTCCTGTGGAGGTGTACATACGGCGACTCCGTCACATTAGACGGGCGCTGGTGCGACTTCTGGACCGGGCGCCGGGTACGATCGTTGTGATCCGCTCAGCCAACCTCCAGGCCCTGGACCAAGAGGTCAGCCTGTACAACAGCGACTGGTACTCCCTGCAGCTCGACAAGGTGCTTAGGGCCATGTTCAAAGGACTGAACGTTCTGCTGGTGGACGCCTGGCAAATGAGTTTAGCGCACCACCTTCCTCACGCCCTCCATCCGCCTCCAGTCATTGTTAAGAACATGATAAACACACTTTTGTCTTACATTTGcccagagaagaaaaagagccAACAGTGACTACTGTGAATATTGAGGAGTTTATTGTGTGAATCCATCAATGGAAGTGTTCTTCAAAGCTACATACCCTTTTAATACTGTCTTTACTAAAAGATTTGCCAAGTCTCTGTTTACTTGCCTGCTATATTTAATTTTGAATCCCACAAAACGTTAATGTTACACAGTGATTGTTACTACCCATCTTTTTGTTAtgtgcagtacttttacttaagttggCCATGTTTGGTTTTGGGATTCTTTCAAATACgctgttttatatttatgtgtgtacaAATGGAGGACAACTTAAAAACCTGAATAAGTGTCaagttctgtgtgtttttaattgattaCAGCTCAGCCCAAACTTGAAAACTGCTTTTCTCTCTGAAGAACGCAAAGGACAACTCAATCTTTTCACTTCTtgattctttattttctttgagaTGGTTTGATAGACCAGTGATGGAATAATATGGTATAGTTTCTTGAAGGTGACTTGATAGATCAGTGATGGGGCAGTAGATATAGGTTGATAACCTTTCAAATACACAAACCAAAACATGAATTAGTTACAGATAAATCATGAATCAGTCACACATAAATCACAATACCACTTTCTCACAGAAGTATTAAATAAATGCTATTGAATCTTCAAACCAAACTAAACACAATCATTAAGTTTAACCTAGGATTTTAACAAGAAGATACCAATCCCGTAATTAAACTCTTGCACATGTTACTTCTGTCAAGTTCAACATTCACATAACAAATCCccattacttattttaaatTGCAAATTACAATCCAAGCAGAACCTGAACATTTAAAACTCAATATATCCAAACACAGTCAATCATAAATTGTTCTACCAGTTGCGTCTTTGAATGATCAGGAGCTGTAATCATAGTATCCTTTTCCAGGAATAAATGAGAGAACCAACCGAACTCTCTACAAACATTTCAATGCCATGCTCTCTCTGTGGGTGAGCAGGCAAATATAGTCCCAAAAGCTACTTCCCCAAAAGTTGGTTCCACCAACTTTTGTTGCATAGTTGCCCCCTGCAGTTTGGGAGTGCTCTGAGTGCCCTGGGTGAATCTAGGCTTGGAGTGCTCAGTACAACTAAAGCAAAGTAACCATAAATTGACACAACAATAAGAGTACAGACACAAATCAAAAGCAGACATCTCCATGCACCAGGACTCACTGAACGGTTTGGTGAGTATGAAATGATGCCACAGCCTTGACtgaccagatctcaacccagtttCACACCTATGGAAGATTTTGGACTAGCCTATAAGACAGTGCTCTCCACCACCAATAAGACCAAATCATCTAATCTAAAACTGTCATCTTCACATCTATTTAGTTGGTCTCTCTTGCAGTAAAGATCTTGATCTCAGTGACGTTACCTGATAAAGTAGAGGTTGTTTATATAAATGAGGGACTGTCTTGTGGAGGAAAAGTCTCCATTCTTCTAAAATAGTTCCATAGACTTGGCAAGAAGCACTGAAGCTGTTATAATGGCCTTGTGAGTACATACTAAGACACTTGTTGGTGTTTCTTCtaatttgtcacccatctgtattTGAAGACTCATTTCTAAGATATTcagtgttaaaaatgtgttcttGTGGTCTGGCATGTTGCAACATGTTGACCACATCTTGTTTTTTATGTCAGGCtagacaaaatgacaaatcaaacacagctaCAGCAACCACAAACTACCACATAAATAAACTACATTGCTGTTAAACCCCATCTATGTGTGTGCCAAATTTGGTTTatagttttaaatgttattttaggtgtttacAGTACACAAAATGAACCTCACTGTAACTCATAACAGACAAAAGGTATTTGGTTAAAAAAAGGTctgcatttatatagcacatttatcCAAAGTGCCCAGGAGAGCTGAGAGagtattatttttcagttttctaattcatgtttttttttaaagacaaccATAATTTAACTTCTTGAGGAACTTTTTTGTcctttcacattgttttaattgatttttaCCTGATGACTGCTCTGACATATCTGCCTTTCAGCCTTTACCACTCTCCAACTGTCGACTGTAATTAAATTTTATATGGACATTTGAGGGTTAATTTAAGATCAAATACTTCCTGTTGTCATATGTTAATCATAGGAAATGCAGATTGGTGAAGAGAGTGAGAGTTGAAGTCAACAAGTCTGTCTGATACTAAGAGAAAATTTCTGTTAGTCCCAATGATCAGAGGCTGACTATGAAGAGACTTTGTCATAATTTATAAGAGTTGCTGTCATGTTTGCCAGTTTCTGCTATTGTCAAATGTGTTTGATCTAATCAGGATCATAAGCTGGTGATGCATCTTTTATCACACCCTTTTCTGATCTTAAAGTCTTTGTCGCATTTCAATTAACCAAACTGTAACAATGGCAGCATTAGAAGTGtgtgttaaattaatttcaattttctctgtatttgtaaagattaaaaatcctttttttaaaagggcATTTAAAGAGTGtcacaataaatacaaacaacattAACAGGCCAACCGTCACagactagaaaaaaaaaaatccagttatTCCCCAGATGCTTTGGAGAGCTGTCCACTTAAAggacaataaataataacaccCATTTGACAGCTAGTGGCATGCTTCCACCCAGTCTCACCTGCCTTCtatatattcatgttgatgagaCAAACACTAACTAACTAATACACATGAATAAGCTCAAAGATGCTTgcacaacaaataaatacaatttattcATCTTTTTATCCAACTTTAATATaaggtttgtttttatttattgtcaatGTATTGTTATTGAGTCTGTGGGTGAATCTAGGGAATCATTGTGATATTAACTTTTGGTCATCCAGCTGTGTAGTttgaagaaaaggaaaacaaaaaattgaAGATGTACCAGCTGCTGCTCAGACTGATTGGTTGCAGATCTCATTTTATATCTGGTTTGGTGGGGTCACATTGCTGAGTGAGCCCCTGCGTAGCAAATTGTGTTGAAATATTTTGATTAGAAAAACACATCTGTTCAGCGCTGTGGTTGACAAACTAGCCTCCATGGCATTTATGATACAAATGCAGCCGAATTTTGAAACATGTTGGTCAGAAAACCATGGAATAAGAAATTATACAAAGTagaatgcattttatttgtgtgcttcatttctgtaAAAGTATGGAGAAAGAATTTGAGgatttttagatttaaaaaagtttATTGTAGATCAGGAATGGAACATGGTTTCATGTGTGCTGCACATAATTGTAGGAATACATTCTTCAAATCTAAATGTGGAGTGAGAAGGGTCTGCACCACTCACTGCATTCACTTTTATTATATCAGTGGCAGTTCTTACTCAGGTGTTGGATTGTGTTAAAACATGAAAGGGCCCTCCTCAATATCACTGTATGCTGGAGCTTTAACCCTCTCATGCATGAATTATCAAAAACATTATCTACATTTTGTAAAGAttctttttattaatcaaaattgGGATAAAATGcaaatccatttacatttatttcaaaattctgtaatttttcagttatttaacaTGTAACAGATTTCTTTACATTATGTGAGTACAGTACTTATTCTTATTTAGTGTAAAGGCCGCAAAGCAGTCAAAAGTTGCtgtaatatgtatgtatgtaatatgCAATCTGACTCCACTGTTGCAACAGTTGATTTTTGGTGTATAAAAACTAGGGGTGGACGATACAATACGATACATGGCTCACGATATCACGATACAGCAATTCTGCGATAATCGATATATTGCTAGACAATCCGAAAATGATACATCACGATATCTAACTATGAATACAAAATGCCTGTGAAAAGGTTAAGTTTTctctattatatttatttgttgcaAATCCaactgttagaaaacagcacaattcTGCAGCACGTTTTTCAgtctgtaaattaaaatgacagaacTATAAAGCAACTATGAAATTTTCATATCAAACATTGCTTCACTGAATTTactgaaaatacaaatttctGTATACCACCTAGGTCTAATatgtacatcacattatattGATAACTATTCAGTGACTCAGTGTTGTGCTGCCCTTTCTCCACCTATTGACAACTGTATTTTTAGGTCACTGGGAATTTGAAGTTTTTGTTCTGACCCTTAGGGGTTGCTGTAGTTTATCAGTGTGGAGCAGATCAAGCCAgtgaagttagcagctcttttttatttcacacagagcacAGGAAACGTATGTATCTTAactatttacaaaatatgtcaCTCTGGATGTTaagcatgtgaagcaaaataTGTAGTTTATGTTAAGGTTATATTATCGCGATCACGATAATATACATCCATTAGCATGTCAATGGAGATTCCCATTacatgttagcattgagctaaccGTGAAAGTAAAGCATATATCGATATGATGGGCTGGAATATCGATACAGTGTcatggaaaaatgaaaaaaactatatattgCTGTATCGATTTATTGGCACACCCctaataaaaactacattttagtctaaattttaatttataaaacataaacatgttaataACACTTCACTGTATACActactattttttttaccttgattGACCTACATGAATAAAAGTTTTTCACAGATATGCCTGAGGCATTTAGTACATGGCATCATAATCCGCCATCTTGGATTGATGAGGTCATcaagcaataaatatttggaaaacaagagCGTAACCACTGTTACAATGTTGCTACTGACACTGTCCTCAAATTACTTGGAGTACATAACCATGATATATTACCCCAAAATGGACATGCATGAGAGGGTTAAGGTCTCCCTTGCTGTAACCAGTCTGTGATTGTAACTAAGGGGCCA is part of the Micropterus dolomieu isolate WLL.071019.BEF.003 ecotype Adirondacks linkage group LG07, ASM2129224v1, whole genome shotgun sequence genome and harbors:
- the nxpe3 gene encoding NXPE family member 3 — its product is MCRNLSKYTLIFLFLAVSGLIFLLRNIHTVENWNCHTISALYQLQNRIQSSFIPVDLPTFHHNHTFCAHLGQKPSSQDEVEERYLLDSIAWPGPPPRSTPAPLRQTSDPVHSLFAILPAKGGREWHVGDQLEALVQMHDFQGRPKRYGGDFLLARLHSPELGAGVAGTVLDHKNGFYSAIFPLLWAGAARVEITLVHSSEAVAVLWRLREERPDRVFFKSLFRLGFLSETTVCNMCLPPDPQPLCNYTDLYTGEPWYCYKPKILSCDTRINHAKGGYLKHLITNKEALLFQSGVNIKVRIHASGPDGIYVLPPRKDDVEIESSSIKPEPIKLAPSGYYYEDSWRPLGGVTMRQFNESSAITQCLKNKVINMYGDSTVRQWFEYLIALVPGLKEFNLHSPKNVGPFMAVDSTHNILLKYRCHGPPIRFSTVMSSELRYISNELDGLSGGPNTVVVLSIWAHFSTFPVEVYIRRLRHIRRALVRLLDRAPGTIVVIRSANLQALDQEVSLYNSDWYSLQLDKVLRAMFKGLNVLLVDAWQMSLAHHLPHALHPPPVIVKNMINTLLSYICPEKKKSQQ